A stretch of Crossiella cryophila DNA encodes these proteins:
- a CDS encoding ABC transporter transmembrane domain-containing protein codes for MTRSDPAGLGRGPLTRWLPVLGQARGEPPDLPPFEVGARERPGRFVARVVLSLPRITIPAMLLAIVWQVGESAVPVVMGLAIDRALATGDLGQLVLWIAVLVALYVALTTAARLTNRLNAYAIQLLQHRLRATLSAGVLHPDGGSARAPGGDVASAMTNDVARLANAGLLVVLPIARITAIGFIAVSLLVAYWPLGVMVLLGTPVAVWLMGLLSERLSHDTRAYQDLLADTVGRATDLVAGYRVIKGVRAEAEATRRYRQASRAALAGAKRNAGLLGRFLVGSGAVNGVFVAAVTGLAGWFAVDGRLSVGGFIAAIGLTQALLPQMQWIASASIPNLAGARASSQRILDVLRGAGAPAALPGDPPPPEATPAPVLEVSVPGATIRVRPGEFVGVRADDRTAAQIAAALMNPYLPGEAGNGIEVRLDGRPARELTAAGYRALVTVAPHQVTLFTGTIRDNLTLSARAPGLLDAALRAAACADFATDLDSPVGENGNRLSGGQRQRVALARALASDAPVLVLHDPTTAVDPVTEQAVAERISDIRTGRSTLLIASSPALLGGCDRIVDLRGDVPAPGRTVAT; via the coding sequence GTGACCCGTTCCGACCCCGCCGGCTTGGGCCGGGGGCCGCTGACCCGGTGGCTGCCGGTGCTCGGCCAGGCCCGCGGCGAGCCGCCCGATCTCCCGCCGTTCGAGGTCGGTGCGCGCGAGCGTCCCGGCCGGTTCGTGGCGCGGGTGGTGCTATCCCTGCCGAGGATCACGATCCCCGCGATGCTGCTGGCGATCGTGTGGCAGGTCGGTGAGTCGGCCGTCCCGGTGGTGATGGGCCTCGCGATCGACCGGGCGCTGGCGACCGGCGACCTCGGGCAGCTGGTGCTGTGGATCGCTGTGCTGGTGGCGCTGTACGTCGCGCTGACGACGGCGGCCAGGCTCACCAATCGGCTCAACGCCTATGCGATCCAGCTGTTGCAGCACCGGCTGCGGGCCACGCTGTCGGCCGGGGTGCTGCACCCCGACGGCGGATCAGCGCGGGCGCCGGGCGGCGATGTGGCCTCGGCGATGACCAATGACGTCGCCCGCCTGGCCAACGCCGGCCTGCTCGTGGTCCTGCCGATCGCGCGGATCACCGCGATCGGGTTCATCGCGGTCTCGTTGCTGGTGGCGTACTGGCCGCTCGGGGTCATGGTGCTGCTCGGCACGCCGGTGGCGGTCTGGTTGATGGGTCTGCTGAGCGAACGGCTCTCCCACGACACCCGCGCCTACCAGGATCTCCTCGCCGACACCGTGGGGCGGGCCACCGATCTGGTCGCCGGCTACCGGGTGATCAAGGGCGTGCGCGCGGAGGCCGAGGCGACCCGGCGGTACCGGCAGGCCAGCCGGGCGGCGCTGGCCGGGGCCAAGCGCAACGCCGGCCTGCTCGGGAGGTTCCTCGTGGGCTCCGGCGCGGTGAACGGCGTGTTCGTCGCCGCGGTGACCGGGCTGGCGGGCTGGTTCGCGGTGGACGGGCGGCTGAGCGTCGGCGGGTTCATCGCCGCGATCGGCCTCACCCAGGCGCTGCTACCGCAGATGCAGTGGATCGCGAGCGCCTCCATCCCCAACCTCGCGGGTGCGCGCGCCTCGTCCCAGCGCATTCTCGACGTGTTGCGCGGAGCGGGCGCGCCCGCGGCCTTGCCTGGCGACCCGCCACCGCCGGAGGCCACACCCGCGCCGGTGCTGGAGGTGTCCGTACCCGGCGCGACGATCCGGGTGCGGCCCGGCGAGTTCGTCGGAGTGCGTGCCGACGACCGGACCGCCGCCCAGATCGCCGCCGCGCTGATGAACCCCTACCTCCCTGGCGAGGCAGGCAACGGCATCGAAGTGCGTCTGGACGGACGGCCGGCGCGGGAGCTGACCGCGGCCGGGTACCGCGCTCTGGTCACCGTCGCGCCCCATCAGGTCACGTTGTTCACCGGCACCATCCGCGACAACCTCACCCTGTCCGCCCGTGCGCCTGGGCTGCTGGACGCGGCGCTGCGGGCAGCGGCGTGCGCGGACTTCGCCACCGATCTCGACAGTCCGGTCGGCGAGAACGGCAACCGGCTCTCCGGTGGCCAGCGGCAACGGGTCGCGCTCGCCAGGGCGCTGGCCAGCGACGCGCCGGTGCTGGTGCTGCACGACCCGACCACCGCGGTCGACCCGGTGACCGAGCAGGCCGTCGCCGAGCGGATATCCGACATCCGCACGGGTCGCTCGACGCTGCTGATCGCCTCGTCCCCCGCACTGCTGGGCGGCTGCGACCGCATCGTCGACCTGCGCGGGGACGTGCCGGCGCCCGGCAGGACGGTCGCGACGTGA
- a CDS encoding ABC transporter ATP-binding protein encodes MTGDALPVAGGRETAREVWRLSRGHRRRLAAVVALGIVSAAADLIGPVVIGLLVDRVQAGTADHGAVLTVTAVLAVSAILGAAGTAATIVLATRAYHTILAGLREQLVARALTLPQHRVERAGTGDLISRSSDDVTAVADAAPAVIGVLTTTAFTIVVSLSGLAALEWPYAAALAVVLPVYALALRWYLRAGPEVYRAERAAMSARAQQIVESQRGYATVLGFGLGAQRHRAVLTASWAVAAQALRARTVQSMLNARLNLGEWLSLAAVLVVGFVLIDHGASTVGGATTAMLLVLRLLGPVNQLMFVIDTLQSALASLNRMIGVATIPVAHEPPTPPESAHAVRLRGVAFGYGTGPLVLADITLDIPAGARIAVVGASGAGKTTLAAVIAGIHPPATGTVARPERTVVITQEIHVFAGTLRDNLTLAAPGATDGQSRAALQATGATELLDLLPAGLGTVVGTGGHPLTDAQAQQLALARLLLADPRLAILDEATAEANSAQSGQLDRAAEAALAGRTGLVIAHRLSQAAACDRIVVMEHGRITESGTHAELIAAGGRYARLWSAWQDGRKPAPRGS; translated from the coding sequence GTGACCGGCGACGCGCTGCCGGTCGCGGGCGGGCGGGAGACCGCACGGGAGGTGTGGCGGCTCAGCCGTGGCCACCGGCGGCGGCTCGCCGCCGTCGTGGCGCTGGGGATCGTCAGCGCGGCCGCCGACCTGATCGGGCCCGTCGTGATCGGGCTGCTCGTCGACCGGGTCCAGGCGGGCACCGCCGACCACGGCGCCGTGCTGACCGTCACCGCTGTGCTGGCGGTCTCGGCCATCCTCGGCGCCGCAGGCACCGCGGCGACGATCGTGTTGGCCACCAGGGCCTACCACACCATCCTGGCCGGCCTGCGCGAACAGCTCGTCGCCCGCGCCCTGACGCTGCCGCAGCACCGCGTGGAGCGAGCAGGCACCGGGGACCTGATCTCGCGGTCCAGTGACGACGTGACCGCCGTCGCCGATGCCGCCCCGGCGGTGATCGGCGTGCTGACCACCACCGCGTTCACCATCGTGGTGTCACTGAGCGGGCTGGCGGCGCTGGAATGGCCCTACGCCGCGGCACTCGCCGTCGTGCTGCCCGTCTACGCACTCGCCCTGCGGTGGTACCTGCGCGCCGGGCCCGAGGTGTACCGCGCGGAACGGGCGGCGATGAGCGCCCGTGCCCAGCAGATCGTCGAGTCCCAGCGCGGCTACGCCACCGTGCTCGGCTTCGGGCTCGGCGCACAACGTCATCGTGCCGTGCTGACCGCCTCCTGGGCGGTCGCCGCGCAGGCGCTGCGGGCCCGCACCGTGCAGAGCATGCTCAACGCCCGCCTGAACCTCGGCGAGTGGCTGAGCCTGGCCGCTGTGCTCGTGGTCGGCTTCGTCCTGATCGACCACGGAGCCTCGACCGTCGGTGGTGCGACCACGGCCATGCTGCTCGTGCTGCGCCTGCTCGGCCCGGTGAACCAGCTGATGTTCGTCATCGACACCCTCCAGTCCGCGCTCGCATCGCTGAACCGCATGATCGGCGTCGCCACCATCCCGGTGGCGCACGAGCCGCCGACGCCACCGGAGTCCGCCCATGCCGTCCGGCTCCGCGGGGTCGCCTTCGGTTACGGGACCGGCCCTCTCGTGCTGGCGGACATCACTCTCGACATCCCCGCTGGTGCGCGCATCGCCGTCGTCGGTGCGTCCGGGGCTGGCAAGACCACCCTGGCCGCGGTGATCGCCGGCATCCACCCGCCCGCTACCGGAACCGTCGCCCGGCCGGAGCGCACCGTGGTGATCACCCAGGAGATCCACGTGTTCGCCGGGACCCTGCGCGACAACCTCACCCTCGCCGCTCCCGGCGCCACTGACGGCCAGTCGCGCGCCGCACTCCAGGCCACCGGCGCGACCGAGCTGCTCGACCTGCTGCCGGCGGGCCTCGGCACGGTGGTCGGCACTGGCGGTCATCCGCTCACCGACGCCCAGGCGCAGCAGCTCGCGCTCGCCCGCCTGCTGCTCGCCGACCCGCGACTGGCGATCCTCGACGAGGCGACCGCCGAAGCCAACTCCGCGCAGTCGGGGCAACTCGACCGTGCGGCCGAGGCGGCTCTCGCCGGCCGCACCGGGCTGGTGATCGCCCACCGGCTCTCCCAGGCCGCCGCGTGCGACCGGATCGTGGTCATGGAGCACGGCCGCATCACCGAGAGCGGGACGCACGCTGAGCTGATCGCCGCGGGCGGGCGCTACGCCAGGCTGTGGTCGGCATGGCAGGACGGGCGGAAACCTGCCCCGAGGGGATCATGA
- a CDS encoding SDR family oxidoreductase, which produces MTEVGYSSVDSGDLRLGVWVEGVPGAPVVVLVHGFPDTSALWGPVVAELARRYRVVRYDVRGCGRSGAPRGRDGYRVERLAADLVAVARAVSPGRAVHVVGHDWGSAQAWEAVTDPTNSGVFASFTSVSGPCLDHVGWWVRGALRRPSWQGLRGLATLVVRSAYMGVFRSRLGELVSPLVAWRFGGRVRDVRRGLELYRANLPGFVRRPRERWASLPVQLVVPTRDAYVTPAHVAGTARWVARLWRREVPAGHWMPRTHPVVLARMVGEFVDHVEGAPASRGLRAAASTERFGGKVVLVTGGASGIGRACVRAFAAAGAEVVVVDVDGAGASAVAAEVGGFGYAVDVTDGEAVAALAERVRAEVGVPDVVVANAGVAVSGGFLETSAADWARVVDVNVWGVIHTLRAFAPQLVERGEGGQLVVTASMASYTPSRTLPAYATTKAAVLMLAQCLRAELAGRGIGVSAICPGFVHTNITRAARFAGVDAATQERLREVTTRRYLRRGFPPERVAAAVLDAVERDVAVAPVTAEARLGLLLSRLSPAVLRAAARVDIGPRR; this is translated from the coding sequence ATGACCGAGGTTGGCTACTCCTCAGTAGATTCTGGTGACCTGCGGCTTGGCGTGTGGGTTGAGGGGGTGCCGGGGGCGCCTGTTGTGGTGTTGGTGCATGGGTTTCCGGATACCTCGGCACTCTGGGGGCCGGTGGTGGCGGAGCTGGCGCGGCGGTACCGGGTTGTGCGGTATGACGTGCGGGGTTGCGGGCGGTCGGGGGCGCCGCGGGGGCGGGATGGGTACCGGGTGGAGCGGTTGGCCGCTGATCTGGTCGCGGTGGCTCGGGCGGTGTCGCCGGGGCGGGCCGTGCATGTGGTGGGGCATGACTGGGGGTCGGCGCAGGCTTGGGAGGCTGTGACCGACCCCACAAACTCCGGGGTGTTCGCCTCCTTCACGTCGGTGTCGGGGCCCTGCCTTGATCACGTGGGATGGTGGGTTCGGGGGGCGTTGCGGCGGCCTTCGTGGCAGGGGTTGCGGGGGCTGGCGACGCTGGTCGTGCGGTCGGCCTACATGGGGGTGTTCCGGTCTCGGCTGGGGGAGCTGGTCTCTCCCTTGGTGGCTTGGCGGTTTGGCGGGCGGGTCCGGGATGTCCGGCGGGGGCTTGAGCTTTACCGGGCGAATCTGCCCGGGTTCGTGCGGCGGCCCCGGGAGCGGTGGGCCTCCTTGCCGGTGCAGCTGGTGGTGCCGACCCGGGATGCGTATGTGACGCCCGCGCATGTGGCCGGGACGGCCCGGTGGGTGGCGCGGTTGTGGCGGCGGGAGGTGCCGGCCGGGCACTGGATGCCGCGTACGCATCCGGTGGTGCTGGCCCGGATGGTGGGGGAGTTCGTTGATCACGTGGAGGGGGCGCCGGCCAGCCGGGGGTTGCGGGCGGCAGCGAGTACTGAGCGGTTCGGCGGGAAGGTTGTGCTGGTCACGGGTGGGGCCAGTGGGATCGGGCGGGCCTGTGTGCGGGCGTTCGCCGCGGCGGGGGCCGAGGTTGTGGTGGTTGATGTGGATGGGGCCGGCGCCTCGGCGGTGGCGGCTGAGGTCGGGGGTTTCGGGTACGCGGTCGATGTGACGGATGGGGAGGCCGTCGCGGCGTTGGCCGAGCGGGTCCGGGCCGAGGTGGGGGTGCCGGATGTGGTGGTGGCCAACGCCGGAGTGGCGGTCAGCGGTGGGTTTCTGGAGACCTCGGCCGCGGACTGGGCCCGGGTGGTGGATGTGAACGTGTGGGGGGTGATCCACACGTTGCGGGCCTTCGCGCCGCAGCTGGTCGAACGCGGGGAGGGCGGGCAGTTGGTGGTCACCGCCTCGATGGCCTCCTACACGCCTTCGCGGACGTTGCCCGCCTATGCCACGACCAAGGCCGCGGTGCTGATGCTGGCGCAGTGCCTGCGGGCGGAGCTGGCCGGGCGGGGGATCGGGGTGTCCGCGATCTGTCCCGGGTTCGTGCACACCAACATCACCCGGGCGGCTCGGTTCGCGGGGGTGGACGCGGCGACGCAGGAGCGGTTGCGGGAGGTGACCACGCGGCGGTACCTGCGGCGGGGGTTCCCGCCGGAGCGGGTGGCGGCGGCCGTGCTGGACGCCGTTGAGCGGGATGTGGCGGTGGCGCCGGTGACCGCCGAGGCCCGGCTGGGGCTACTGCTTTCGCGGCTTTCACCTGCGGTTTTGCGCGCGGCGGCGCGGGTGGACATCGGTCCGCGGCGGTAG
- a CDS encoding cation diffusion facilitator family transporter: protein MGQGHGHGHGLPAAQAASASAKYVSRLWWAVGLGLVTLVMQVTVGLYTSSLALLSDSAHVFTDVLGVGMALAAIIVAQRAAKRAGRTFGLYRAEVLAALANTLLLFGVAIGVLIEAVNRFDSPPEVPGLPVTIVAIIGLINNLIALLLLRGGADESINVRGAYLEVVADAIGSVGVLISGLVTMLFGWRYADPIIGVAIGLFVLPRAYVLGRKALRILFQHAPERLDVSEMAGELQQLPNVIEVHDLHVWTLTSGMEVASAHLTAEPEVDFTEVLAAAQKLLAERYHIEHATLQVEPAGHVAKCRELAW from the coding sequence ATGGGGCAGGGACACGGGCACGGTCATGGGTTGCCGGCGGCACAGGCCGCCAGCGCCTCGGCGAAGTATGTGAGCCGGTTGTGGTGGGCGGTCGGACTGGGGCTGGTCACGCTGGTCATGCAGGTGACCGTGGGGCTCTACACCTCCTCGCTGGCCCTGCTGTCGGACTCCGCGCACGTCTTCACCGACGTCCTCGGCGTGGGCATGGCGCTGGCCGCGATCATCGTGGCGCAGCGGGCCGCCAAGCGCGCCGGGCGCACCTTCGGCCTCTACCGGGCCGAGGTGCTGGCCGCGCTGGCGAACACGCTGCTGCTCTTCGGGGTGGCCATCGGCGTGCTGATCGAGGCGGTGAACCGCTTCGATTCGCCACCGGAGGTGCCTGGGCTGCCGGTGACGATCGTGGCGATCATCGGTCTGATCAACAACCTGATCGCACTGCTCCTGCTGCGCGGCGGCGCGGACGAGAGCATCAACGTCCGGGGCGCCTACCTGGAGGTGGTGGCGGACGCGATCGGCTCGGTGGGCGTACTGATCTCCGGTCTGGTCACCATGCTCTTCGGCTGGCGCTACGCCGACCCGATCATCGGGGTGGCCATCGGACTCTTCGTGCTGCCGCGGGCCTACGTGCTGGGCCGCAAGGCACTGCGCATCCTCTTCCAGCACGCCCCTGAGCGCCTGGACGTCTCGGAGATGGCCGGCGAACTCCAGCAGCTGCCCAACGTCATCGAGGTGCACGACCTGCACGTCTGGACGCTGACCTCGGGCATGGAGGTGGCCTCGGCGCACCTGACCGCGGAACCGGAGGTCGACTTCACCGAGGTGCTGGCCGCGGCGCAGAAACTGCTCGCCGAGCGCTACCACATCGAGCACGCGACCCTGCAGGTCGAACCGGCCGGCCATGTGGCCAAGTGCCGGGAACTGGCCTGGTAA
- a CDS encoding Pvc16 family protein produces the protein MEYSSRPERSDEPAGGVIREVDTALCRLLGSRLPQGVEVRLEPPTPTWINEANPLPAVHVFLYELRAGRSHRPARDLELSYLVAARAGSVAGEHELLGEALDALTAQESGQPVAVRLAEHGVGGLWSALGMPARAAFVISVTATLPATPDAEGAAPGGTAVPLQSDPRGWRLPS, from the coding sequence ATGGAGTACTCGTCACGGCCCGAACGGTCGGATGAGCCGGCGGGCGGGGTGATCCGCGAGGTGGACACCGCGCTGTGCCGGTTGCTGGGCAGCAGGCTGCCGCAGGGGGTGGAGGTCCGGCTGGAACCGCCGACCCCCACCTGGATCAACGAGGCGAACCCGCTGCCCGCGGTGCACGTGTTCCTGTACGAGTTGCGGGCGGGCCGGTCGCACCGGCCCGCCCGCGATCTCGAACTGTCCTACCTGGTCGCCGCGCGGGCGGGCAGTGTGGCCGGGGAACACGAGTTGCTGGGCGAGGCGCTGGACGCGCTCACCGCGCAGGAGTCGGGGCAGCCGGTGGCGGTGCGGCTGGCCGAGCACGGGGTGGGCGGACTCTGGTCGGCCCTGGGGATGCCGGCGAGGGCCGCGTTCGTGATCTCGGTGACGGCCACGCTGCCCGCCACGCCCGACGCGGAAGGGGCCGCACCGGGTGGGACCGCGGTCCCACTCCAGTCCGACCCCCGCGGCTGGCGGTTGCCTTCCTGA
- a CDS encoding response regulator transcription factor has product MTNTERVPVVLHATDAISRAGVAAALRSRPEVLLVDSLEARPDAVVLVVTDRTDTRTQQLLRGLQVRGNTKVVLIAGEMDDTDLLTAVETGVSAVVRRSEATPETLVRLVRAAAAGEGALPPDLLGRLLNRVSRLQRNVLRPNGMSLAGMSERETDVLRLVADGLDTREIAEQLCYSQRTVKSILHDITNRFQLRNRSHAVAFALREGLI; this is encoded by the coding sequence ATGACGAACACGGAACGTGTTCCGGTAGTTCTGCACGCCACGGATGCGATCTCACGTGCGGGCGTCGCGGCCGCACTTCGCTCCCGGCCGGAGGTCCTGCTGGTCGACTCGCTGGAGGCCCGCCCGGACGCGGTGGTCCTCGTGGTGACCGACCGGACGGACACCCGGACCCAGCAACTGCTCAGGGGACTGCAGGTCCGAGGCAACACCAAGGTCGTTCTCATCGCCGGGGAGATGGATGACACGGACCTGCTGACCGCGGTGGAAACCGGGGTCAGCGCGGTGGTCCGCCGCTCCGAGGCCACTCCGGAGACCCTGGTCCGCCTGGTGCGGGCCGCGGCAGCCGGTGAGGGCGCACTGCCGCCGGACCTGCTGGGCCGGCTGCTGAACCGGGTCTCCCGGTTGCAGCGCAACGTCCTGCGACCGAACGGGATGAGCCTGGCAGGCATGTCGGAACGGGAGACCGACGTGCTCAGGCTGGTCGCCGATGGTCTGGACACCCGCGAGATCGCCGAACAGCTCTGCTACTCGCAGCGCACGGTGAAGAGCATCCTGCACGACATCACCAACCGCTTCCAGCTGCGCAACCGCTCACACGCGGTCGCGTTCGCGCTCCGGGAGGGGCTGATCTGA
- a CDS encoding response regulator yields the protein MDQLRILVVDDHPLFRFGLCQTLQQVPDVEVAGEAATGTAAVAMADSLQPDVVVMDLNMPDFNGVEATRRIVRTSPHVGVLVLTMFDDNESVFAAMRAGARGYLLKGATPEEIVRAIRAVGQGQAIFGPAIASRLLGFFGNNARAAQMEAFPELTAREHEVLVLIAQGEGNAAIARKLVISGKTVRNHVSNIFSKLHVADRAEAIMRAREAGLGEN from the coding sequence TTGGACCAGCTCCGCATCCTGGTGGTGGACGATCACCCGCTGTTCCGCTTCGGCCTGTGCCAGACGCTGCAGCAGGTGCCTGATGTAGAGGTGGCAGGCGAGGCCGCCACCGGCACGGCGGCGGTGGCCATGGCCGACTCACTGCAGCCCGACGTCGTGGTGATGGACCTGAACATGCCGGACTTCAACGGCGTGGAGGCGACCAGGCGGATCGTGCGCACCAGTCCGCACGTCGGCGTCCTGGTGCTGACCATGTTCGACGACAACGAGTCGGTCTTCGCCGCCATGCGGGCCGGGGCCAGGGGCTACCTGCTCAAGGGGGCCACCCCGGAGGAGATCGTGCGGGCGATCCGGGCCGTGGGACAGGGACAGGCCATCTTCGGCCCGGCCATCGCCTCCCGGCTGCTCGGCTTCTTCGGCAACAACGCGCGGGCCGCCCAGATGGAGGCATTCCCCGAGCTGACCGCCCGCGAGCACGAGGTGCTGGTGCTCATCGCCCAGGGCGAGGGCAACGCCGCGATCGCGCGCAAGCTCGTGATCAGCGGAAAGACCGTGCGCAACCACGTGTCCAACATCTTCTCCAAGCTGCACGTGGCCGACCGCGCGGAGGCGATCATGCGGGCGAGGGAAGCCGGTTTGGGCGAAAACTAG
- a CDS encoding histidine kinase — MSVFSRDHAASDGTLINKNDFATPSGQVEVIEVRPGSQLQVDDVIVSIAGRDVIEHSRRPGGPEFQVGDTLEYRVVRKGKEAEGPQPYNVTLGHYPVGDQLLHSWPSLLVLFMLFGSAIYLFVRRPRYPAARAAVVASSLAMITLAGSGYFGLEALDLVAGEQFWRWYVGQIFWVLLWGGILHFAFAYPEVTSKIRYSLLVALSYGGGLLLYGLTMLIGLPLSKGPVEGLAVWASPISTVLFVYPVLVLGVLVYKYRTCEDNLTRMRLRWLAASLGTAAVLYAGIWGLPTQLLGANLVAYQYHTLVFLPVPLTVALAVLHYRALDIEIALSRSLTYVILSVLIAVGYLIMVGLLRLMVIPDLGSPAGQAVAAAAAAVIVLPLRDRLAKLVNERLFGYRDDPYRVVTALSARLEQTQTPEAMLPTLVETIGHALKLPYTAIELERDKGLEVVADYGEPVGEPVRLPLVYQGERIGDLVVCARGVGEGFNDSDLRVLTDVARHAGAVAYTARLTTDLARSRSRLVRTREEERRRLLHDLHDGVGPTLAAAALGLQVVRQVMGANQVAAEEMLTRLEDELQGAIGEIRRVAHGLRPPVLDQLGLATAVREHASTLAGRMGGNGDTPLTIAVDVSDELPQLPAAVEVAAYRIVCEALTNVARHSGANSCTVRVWLDRDLHVEVLDDGAGLGETRRNGVGLRSMRERAGELGGDFLVESRDLESRNQDGAKAEAGARSAVRGTRVAARLPVPREEA; from the coding sequence ATGAGCGTGTTCAGCCGCGACCACGCCGCCTCGGACGGCACCCTGATCAACAAGAACGACTTCGCCACGCCCAGTGGCCAGGTCGAGGTGATCGAGGTGCGACCGGGCAGCCAGCTCCAGGTCGACGACGTGATCGTCTCCATCGCGGGCCGGGACGTGATCGAGCACAGCCGCCGGCCCGGCGGCCCGGAGTTCCAGGTCGGCGACACCCTTGAGTACAGGGTGGTGCGCAAGGGCAAAGAGGCCGAAGGCCCGCAGCCGTACAACGTCACCCTCGGGCACTACCCGGTCGGCGATCAGCTGCTGCACAGCTGGCCCAGCCTGCTCGTGCTGTTCATGCTCTTCGGCAGCGCCATCTACCTGTTCGTCCGCCGCCCCCGGTATCCGGCCGCCCGCGCCGCCGTGGTCGCCTCCTCGCTCGCGATGATCACCCTCGCCGGGTCCGGCTACTTCGGGCTGGAGGCACTCGACCTGGTGGCGGGCGAGCAGTTCTGGCGCTGGTACGTCGGGCAGATCTTCTGGGTGCTGCTGTGGGGCGGCATCCTGCACTTCGCCTTCGCCTACCCCGAGGTCACCTCCAAGATCAGGTACAGCCTGCTGGTCGCGCTCAGCTACGGCGGCGGCCTGCTGCTCTACGGGCTGACCATGCTCATCGGCCTACCGCTGAGCAAAGGCCCGGTGGAGGGGCTCGCCGTATGGGCCTCGCCGATCAGCACCGTGCTCTTCGTCTACCCGGTGCTGGTGCTCGGCGTGCTCGTCTACAAGTACCGGACCTGCGAGGACAACCTCACCCGGATGCGGCTGCGCTGGCTGGCCGCCTCGCTGGGCACCGCCGCGGTGCTCTACGCGGGCATCTGGGGCCTGCCGACCCAGTTGCTGGGCGCCAACCTGGTCGCCTACCAGTACCACACGCTGGTCTTCCTGCCGGTGCCGCTGACCGTGGCGCTGGCGGTGCTGCACTACCGGGCGCTGGACATCGAGATCGCGCTCAGCCGCTCGCTGACCTACGTCATCCTCTCCGTGCTCATCGCCGTCGGCTACCTGATCATGGTCGGGCTGCTGCGGCTGATGGTGATCCCCGACCTGGGTTCGCCAGCAGGCCAGGCGGTGGCCGCCGCGGCCGCCGCGGTGATCGTGCTGCCGCTGCGTGACCGGCTGGCCAAACTGGTCAACGAACGCCTCTTCGGGTACCGCGACGATCCCTACCGGGTGGTCACCGCACTCTCCGCCCGGCTGGAGCAGACCCAGACGCCGGAGGCCATGCTGCCGACGCTGGTGGAGACCATCGGGCACGCGCTGAAACTGCCGTACACCGCGATCGAGCTGGAACGGGACAAGGGCCTGGAGGTGGTCGCCGACTACGGCGAGCCGGTCGGCGAACCGGTCCGGCTGCCCCTGGTCTACCAGGGTGAACGCATTGGCGACCTGGTCGTCTGCGCGCGCGGTGTCGGCGAGGGCTTCAACGACTCCGACCTGCGGGTGCTCACCGACGTGGCCCGGCACGCGGGCGCGGTGGCCTACACCGCCCGGCTGACCACCGACCTGGCCCGCAGCCGCAGCCGCCTGGTCCGCACCCGCGAGGAGGAACGGCGGCGGCTGCTGCACGACCTGCACGACGGGGTCGGGCCCACCCTGGCCGCCGCGGCGCTGGGACTCCAGGTGGTCCGGCAGGTGATGGGCGCCAACCAGGTCGCGGCCGAGGAGATGCTGACCCGGCTGGAGGACGAGCTGCAGGGCGCGATCGGCGAGATCCGCCGGGTCGCGCACGGCCTGCGGCCCCCGGTGCTGGACCAGCTGGGCCTGGCCACCGCGGTGCGCGAGCACGCCAGCACGCTGGCAGGCCGGATGGGCGGCAACGGCGACACCCCGCTGACCATCGCGGTGGACGTCTCCGACGAGCTGCCCCAGCTGCCCGCCGCGGTCGAGGTGGCCGCCTACCGGATCGTGTGCGAGGCGCTGACCAACGTGGCAAGGCACTCCGGCGCGAACAGCTGCACGGTGCGGGTCTGGCTGGACCGGGACCTGCACGTGGAAGTGCTCGACGACGGCGCGGGACTGGGCGAGACCAGGCGCAACGGGGTCGGGCTGCGGTCCATGCGGGAGCGGGCCGGGGAGCTGGGCGGGGACTTCCTGGTGGAATCCCGTGACCTGGAATCCCGGAACCAGGACGGTGCCAAGGCCGAGGCTGGGGCACGATCAGCGGTGAGAGGCACCCGCGTCGCGGCGCGGTTGCCCGTGCCGAGGGAGGAAGCCTGA